In Leishmania major strain Friedlin complete genome, chromosome 34, the following proteins share a genomic window:
- a CDS encoding putative 25 Kd elongation factor 1-beta produces the protein MPPANVKDIKQARAAADELEKVLAGHLFLGGAKPAKEDVDKFYDMFGEHNIAFYRWVRNMASFTESERKSWGLPETQ, from the coding sequence ATGCCCCCCGCCAACGTGAAGGACATCAAGCaggcgcgcgccgccgcggacgagctggagaaggtgctGGCAGGCCATCTCTTTCTAGGAGGTGCGAAGCCGGCTAAAGAGGACGTAGATAAGTTTTACGATATGTTTGGCGAGCACAACATCGCGTTCTACCGCTGGGTACGCAACATGGCGTCCTTCACGGAGTCGGAGCGCAAGTCGTGGGGCCTGCCGGAGACTCAGTAG
- the eEF1B beta 2 gene encoding putative translation elongation factor 1-beta, with translation MSLKDVSKKAAELESKLSGKLFLGGAKPTAEDVKAFNDLLGANHVNLYRWAKNMATYAEGERKAWGAPVRVAAPELRMPAPAAKAAGSDAAAEKRAAPKAAAVAPPPAAAAEEEDDIDLFGETTEEEKAALEAKKAKDAEKKKAKKEVIAKSSILFDIKAWDDTIDLEALAQKLHAIQRDGLIWGDHKLVPVAFGVKKLQQLIVIEDDKVSGDDLEEMIMGFEEEVQSMDIVAWNKI, from the coding sequence ATGTCTCTGAAGGACGTGAGCAAGaaggccgccgagctggagtCGAAGCTGAGCGGCAAGCTGTTCCTGGGCGGCGCGAAGCCGACGGCGGAGGATGTGAAGGCGTTCAACGACCTGCTCGGCGCGAACCACGTGAACCTGTACCGATGGGCGAAGAACATGGCGACGTACGCCGAGGGCGAGCGCAAGGCGTGGggcgcgccggtgcgcgtcgctgcgccggagctgcgcatgcccgcgccagcggcgaaggcggcggggtcggatgctgctgcggagaaGAGGGCTGCGCCgaaggctgccgctgtggcgccgccgcctgccgctgccgcggaggaggaggacgacatCGACCTGTTCGGCGagacgacggaggaggagaaggcagcgctggaggcgaagaaggcgaaggacgcggagaagaagaaggcgaagaaggaggtgaTTGCGAAGTCGTCGATCCTGTTCGATATCAAGGCGTGGGACGACACGATCGACCTggaggcgctcgcgcagAAGCTGCACGCGATCCAGCGCGACGGCCTGATCTGGGGTGACCACAAGCTGGTGCCCGTTGCGTTTGGCGTgaagaagctgcagcagctgatcgTCATTGAGGACGACAAGGTGTCCGGCGACGACCTGGAGGAGATGATCATGGgcttcgaggaggaggtgcagtcGATGGATATCGTCGCCTGGAACAAGATCTGA